A window of Streptomyces caniferus contains these coding sequences:
- a CDS encoding YbjN domain-containing protein: MGDERETSGTAGGTTAGAVVTARAVIERTLTDAELAWESPSDGTYVVKLPGTRKLSTTCSLVVGRHSLSLNAFVVRHPDENHEAVHRWLLERNTRLYGVSYAIDKLGDIYLVGKFPLAAVTPDELDRLLGTVLENADGSFNTLLEMGFATAIRKEYAWRVSRGESTRNLDAFTHLTQGRPA; this comes from the coding sequence ATGGGTGACGAGCGAGAGACGAGCGGCACGGCGGGCGGCACCACGGCCGGGGCGGTGGTGACGGCGCGGGCCGTGATCGAACGGACCCTGACCGACGCCGAACTCGCATGGGAGTCGCCCTCCGACGGCACCTACGTCGTCAAGCTCCCCGGCACCCGCAAGCTCTCCACGACCTGCTCGCTCGTCGTCGGCAGGCACTCCCTCTCCCTCAACGCCTTCGTCGTCCGCCACCCCGACGAGAACCACGAGGCCGTGCACCGCTGGCTCCTCGAACGCAACACCCGCCTCTACGGCGTCAGTTACGCGATCGACAAGCTCGGCGACATCTACCTCGTGGGCAAGTTCCCGCTGGCCGCCGTCACCCCCGACGAGCTCGACCGCCTCCTCGGCACGGTCCTGGAGAACGCCGACGGCAGCTTCAACACCCTGCTGGAAATGGGCTTCGCCACGGCGATCCGCAAGGAGTACGCCTGGCGCGTCTCCCGCGGCGAATCCACCCGCAACCTGGACGCCTTCACGCATCTGACGCAGGGACGGCCCGCGTAG
- the mshA gene encoding D-inositol-3-phosphate glycosyltransferase gives MSPYASRLRSRPHGPFPGQARLRLPGSPRRPRRVAMLSVHTSPLHQPGTGDAGGMNVYIVELARKLASINIEVEIFTRATTGTLPPAVELAPGVLVRHVDAGPYEGLAKEELPAQLCAFTHGVMQAWAGHRPGYYDLVHSHYWLSGHVGWLAAERWGVPLVHAMHTMAKVKNAALAAGDAPEPAARVIGETQIVRAADRLIANTAEEADELARHYEAEPGKVAVVHPGVNLDRFRPTGGAVAESRAAARARLGLPQDAVIPLFAGRIQPLKAPDILLRAAAALLAEDPSLRSRMVVPVVGGPSGSGLAKPEGLQKLAARLGIADLVQFRPPVGQEQLADWYRAASVLVMPSYNESFGLVAIEAQACGTPVVAAAVGGLPVAVRDGVSGFLVNGHDPADYARALGRFVADPALSTRMGTDAARHAQSFGWDTAAAATGDVYTAAIQEHRRHLRSLHG, from the coding sequence GTGAGCCCATACGCATCCCGGCTCCGCAGTCGGCCCCACGGCCCGTTCCCGGGGCAGGCCCGGCTGCGCCTGCCCGGCAGCCCGCGCCGTCCGCGCCGGGTGGCGATGCTCAGCGTGCACACCTCCCCGCTGCACCAGCCCGGTACCGGCGACGCCGGCGGCATGAACGTCTACATCGTCGAGCTGGCCAGGAAGCTCGCCTCGATCAACATCGAGGTGGAGATCTTCACCCGCGCCACCACCGGCACCCTCCCGCCCGCCGTCGAGCTCGCCCCCGGCGTCCTCGTACGGCATGTGGACGCCGGCCCGTACGAGGGCCTGGCCAAGGAGGAGCTGCCCGCCCAGCTGTGCGCCTTCACCCACGGCGTGATGCAGGCCTGGGCCGGCCACCGCCCCGGCTACTACGACCTGGTGCACTCCCACTACTGGCTCTCCGGCCATGTCGGCTGGCTGGCCGCCGAGCGCTGGGGCGTCCCGCTGGTGCACGCCATGCACACCATGGCCAAGGTCAAGAACGCCGCACTGGCCGCCGGCGACGCCCCCGAGCCCGCCGCCCGCGTGATCGGCGAGACACAGATCGTCCGGGCCGCGGACCGCCTGATAGCCAACACCGCCGAGGAGGCGGACGAACTCGCCCGGCACTACGAGGCCGAGCCCGGCAAGGTCGCCGTGGTGCACCCCGGCGTCAACCTCGACCGCTTCCGGCCCACCGGCGGCGCGGTCGCCGAGAGCCGGGCCGCCGCCCGCGCCCGCCTCGGCCTGCCGCAGGACGCGGTCATCCCGCTGTTCGCCGGCCGCATACAGCCGCTGAAGGCCCCCGACATCCTGCTGCGGGCCGCCGCCGCCCTGCTGGCCGAGGACCCCTCGCTGCGCTCCCGGATGGTCGTGCCCGTGGTCGGCGGGCCCAGCGGCAGCGGCCTGGCCAAGCCCGAGGGGCTGCAGAAGCTGGCGGCCCGGCTCGGCATCGCCGACCTGGTGCAGTTCCGCCCGCCGGTCGGCCAGGAACAGCTCGCCGACTGGTACCGCGCGGCGTCCGTGCTGGTCATGCCCTCGTACAACGAATCCTTCGGCCTGGTCGCCATCGAGGCCCAGGCCTGCGGCACCCCGGTCGTCGCGGCCGCGGTCGGCGGTCTGCCGGTGGCCGTGCGCGACGGCGTCAGCGGCTTCCTCGTCAATGGCCACGACCCGGCCGACTACGCCCGCGCACTCGGCCGCTTCGTCGCCGATCCGGCCCTGTCCACCCGGATGGGCACCGACGCCGCCCGGCACGCCCAGTCCTTCGGCTGGGACACCGCCGCCGCGGCCACGGGCGACGTCTACACCGCCGCCATCCAGGAACACCGCCGTCACCTACGATCCCTCCATGGGTGA
- a CDS encoding class I SAM-dependent methyltransferase, which translates to MVRRPAVSAAALIPAQSRPLGNATRGTTNPNRLRRMDRWIAAEHGAELRRAADPVAVDLGYGAAPWTAVELLGRLRTVRPDAGVVGIEIDPARVEAARPYERPGLDFLHGGFEVPLPGQRRRAPVLIRAANVLRQYDEDEVAAVWRRLCARLAPGGLLVEGTCDEIGRRHAWVALDPEGPRTVTFAARLSCLRTPSDLAERLPKALIHRNVPGEGVHAFLRDFDRAWASAAPLGALGARQRWRAAVQALATDWPLTGDPRRRRQGEVTVRWEALAPRGSAVASAVG; encoded by the coding sequence ATGGTCCGCCGCCCCGCCGTCTCCGCCGCCGCTCTGATACCCGCGCAGTCGCGGCCCCTCGGAAACGCCACCCGCGGGACCACCAACCCCAACCGGCTGCGCCGTATGGACCGCTGGATAGCGGCCGAGCACGGCGCCGAGCTGCGCCGCGCCGCCGACCCCGTGGCGGTCGATCTCGGCTACGGCGCCGCGCCCTGGACCGCGGTGGAGCTGCTGGGCCGGCTGCGTACGGTGCGCCCGGACGCCGGGGTCGTCGGCATAGAGATAGACCCGGCGCGGGTCGAGGCCGCCCGGCCCTACGAGCGGCCGGGGCTGGACTTCCTCCACGGCGGGTTCGAGGTGCCGCTGCCGGGTCAGCGCCGGCGGGCACCGGTCCTCATCCGGGCCGCGAACGTGCTGCGGCAGTACGACGAGGACGAGGTCGCCGCCGTGTGGCGGCGGCTGTGCGCACGGCTGGCGCCCGGCGGGCTGCTGGTCGAGGGCACCTGCGACGAGATAGGGCGGCGGCACGCCTGGGTGGCGCTGGACCCCGAGGGGCCCCGCACGGTCACCTTCGCCGCCCGCCTCAGCTGCCTACGGACACCCTCCGACCTGGCGGAACGCCTCCCCAAGGCGCTGATCCACCGCAATGTGCCGGGCGAAGGGGTCCATGCCTTCCTGCGGGACTTCGACCGCGCCTGGGCCAGTGCCGCCCCGCTCGGCGCGCTCGGGGCCCGTCAGCGGTGGCGCGCCGCCGTACAGGCCCTGGCCACGGACTGGCCGCTGACCGGCGACCCGCGGCGCCGGCGGCAGGGGGAGGTCACGGTGCGGTGGGAGGCGCTTGCCCCCCGGGGCAGCGCGGTGGCGAGCGCCGTCGGCTGA
- a CDS encoding helix-turn-helix transcriptional regulator, with amino-acid sequence MLHAEIEISSFLKARRGALDPAELGLPGGVGRRRVRGLRREEVAQLAGISVDYYTRIEQGRAPAISDSVLDAIARALRLSGGEVTYLRNIAVPRRRPADCVAPGSDGGPCTVPRQTVRPEIQRLLDAMETTVPAMVLGRGLDILAWNALGGRIAFDLPALAPDRRNTALLVFLDPAARALHPDWEAKAVEVVGNLRAESGRHPEDPRICEVVNELLAHSRDFRRIWETQSVHECLRGTKSLLHPHVGELVLTFESFRLSTDPDQALVTYTAERGSRTEERLRELGAVGHPVLTA; translated from the coding sequence ATGCTGCACGCGGAAATCGAGATCAGCTCGTTCCTCAAGGCGCGCCGCGGGGCGCTCGACCCGGCGGAGCTCGGCCTGCCCGGCGGGGTCGGCCGCCGCCGGGTGCGCGGGCTGCGGCGCGAGGAGGTCGCCCAGCTCGCCGGCATCAGCGTCGACTACTACACCCGGATCGAACAGGGCCGTGCGCCCGCCATCTCCGACTCCGTCCTGGACGCGATCGCGCGGGCGCTGCGGCTGTCCGGCGGCGAGGTGACGTACCTGCGCAACATCGCGGTACCCCGGCGCCGCCCGGCCGACTGCGTCGCCCCGGGCTCGGACGGCGGCCCCTGCACCGTCCCCCGGCAGACCGTGCGCCCCGAGATCCAGCGGCTCCTGGACGCGATGGAGACCACCGTCCCGGCGATGGTCCTCGGCCGCGGCCTGGACATCCTGGCCTGGAACGCGCTCGGCGGCCGGATCGCCTTCGACCTCCCGGCGCTCGCCCCGGACCGGCGGAACACCGCGCTGCTGGTCTTCCTCGACCCGGCGGCGCGCGCCCTGCACCCGGACTGGGAGGCGAAGGCCGTGGAGGTGGTCGGCAATCTGCGCGCCGAGAGCGGGCGCCACCCCGAGGACCCGCGGATCTGCGAGGTGGTCAACGAACTCCTCGCGCACAGCCGGGACTTCCGGCGGATCTGGGAGACGCAGTCGGTGCACGAGTGCCTGCGCGGCACCAAGTCCCTGCTGCATCCGCACGTCGGCGAGCTGGTGCTCACCTTCGAGAGCTTCCGGCTGAGCACCGACCCGGACCAGGCGCTCGTGACGTACACGGCCGAGCGCGGGTCCCGGACGGAGGAACGCCTGCGGGAGCTGGGGGCAGTGGGGCACCCGGTCCTGACCGCGTAG
- a CDS encoding aldo/keto reductase — translation MQRRILGGTGISVSEYALGAMMLGAWGNTDHDDCVRIVHRALDAGINFVDTADVYAAGESEEIVGKALKGRREDVVLATKFFNSMGPDANHGGNSRRWIVRAVEDSLRRLGTDYLDLYQVHRPDPATDIDETLSALSDLVRSGKVRAIGTSTFPAEHLVEAQWTAERRGHVRFRTEQPPYSMLARGVESAVLPTAQRYGMGVLTWGPLSAGWLSGRDLSTSSRAGLESRKFDLSVPENARKAEAVGALSKVAAEAGLSLPHLATAFVRSHPAVTSVIIGPRTLDQLDSMLEGSEVTLGPDVLDRIDAIVPPGTDLNPADSYYQAPALVDASLRRR, via the coding sequence ATGCAGCGCAGGATCCTCGGTGGTACCGGCATCTCGGTCAGCGAGTACGCGCTCGGCGCGATGATGCTCGGCGCCTGGGGCAACACCGATCACGACGACTGCGTACGGATCGTGCACCGCGCGCTGGACGCCGGTATCAACTTCGTGGACACCGCGGACGTGTACGCGGCGGGCGAGTCCGAGGAGATCGTCGGCAAGGCGCTCAAGGGGCGCCGCGAGGACGTCGTCCTGGCCACGAAGTTCTTCAACTCGATGGGGCCGGACGCCAACCACGGCGGCAACTCCCGGCGTTGGATCGTGCGCGCGGTGGAGGACAGCCTGCGCCGGCTGGGCACCGACTACCTCGACCTCTACCAGGTGCACCGCCCGGACCCGGCCACCGACATCGACGAGACGCTCTCCGCGCTCTCGGACCTCGTACGGTCCGGCAAGGTGCGGGCGATCGGCACCTCGACCTTCCCCGCCGAGCACCTGGTCGAGGCGCAGTGGACGGCCGAACGCCGGGGCCACGTCCGCTTCCGCACCGAGCAGCCGCCGTACTCGATGCTGGCGCGCGGCGTGGAGAGCGCGGTGCTGCCGACCGCGCAGCGCTACGGCATGGGGGTACTGACCTGGGGCCCGCTCAGCGCCGGCTGGCTCTCCGGCCGCGATCTCTCGACCAGTTCACGTGCCGGCCTGGAGAGCCGGAAGTTCGATCTGTCGGTGCCGGAGAACGCCCGGAAGGCGGAGGCCGTCGGCGCGCTGTCGAAGGTCGCGGCGGAGGCGGGGCTGTCGCTGCCGCATCTGGCGACCGCCTTCGTCCGGTCCCACCCGGCGGTGACCTCCGTGATCATCGGGCCGCGCACCCTCGACCAGCTCGACAGCATGCTGGAGGGCTCCGAGGTGACGCTCGGCCCGGACGTCCTGGACCGGATCGACGCGATCGTGCCGCCGGGCACCGACCTCAATCCGGCCGACAGCTACTACCAGGCGCCGGCCCTCGTGGACGCCTCCTTGCGACGCCGCTGA
- a CDS encoding histone-like nucleoid-structuring protein Lsr2: MAQKVITIYTDDLTGEESTEAATHTLSLDGVTYEIDLSPDSYDQLLEAVGPFLKAGRKTGKGRKPRKAAAAAQEDTAAIRAWAKSSGYNVSDRGRVPAEIREAYQKAK; encoded by the coding sequence ATGGCACAGAAAGTAATCACCATCTACACGGACGACCTCACGGGCGAAGAGTCCACAGAGGCCGCCACGCACACTCTTTCTCTTGACGGTGTGACTTACGAGATCGATTTGAGCCCGGACAGCTACGACCAGCTGCTGGAAGCCGTCGGGCCGTTCCTGAAGGCCGGCCGCAAGACCGGTAAGGGCCGTAAGCCGCGCAAGGCCGCCGCGGCCGCCCAGGAGGACACCGCCGCGATCCGGGCCTGGGCCAAGTCGAGCGGCTACAACGTCAGCGACCGCGGGCGCGTGCCCGCCGAGATTCGTGAGGCTTACCAAAAGGCCAAGTGA
- a CDS encoding NUDIX hydrolase has product MTVPQKPIRAAGCVLWRRASSEDGLEIALVHRPKYDDWSHPKGKLKRGEDPLAGAVREVAEETGMECRPGAPLPTSFYLAGGRPKQVRYWAAEAVAGAFTPNREVDRMTWLSPADARCLLTQERDRPLVDALLAALHLA; this is encoded by the coding sequence GTGACAGTGCCTCAGAAGCCTATTCGCGCGGCGGGATGTGTCCTGTGGCGCCGTGCGTCGTCCGAGGACGGGCTGGAGATCGCGCTCGTCCACCGGCCCAAGTACGACGACTGGTCCCACCCCAAGGGCAAGCTGAAGCGCGGCGAGGACCCGCTGGCCGGCGCGGTGCGCGAGGTGGCGGAGGAGACCGGTATGGAGTGCCGGCCCGGAGCGCCGCTGCCCACCTCCTTCTACCTGGCGGGCGGCCGCCCCAAGCAGGTCCGTTACTGGGCGGCCGAGGCGGTCGCCGGCGCGTTCACCCCGAACCGCGAGGTCGACCGCATGACGTGGCTCTCGCCCGCCGATGCCCGCTGCCTCCTCACCCAGGAACGCGACCGTCCCCTCGTGGACGCACTGCTCGCCGCCCTGCACCTGGCCTGA
- a CDS encoding CHAD domain-containing protein, with the protein MAQRHDQPTGGPAGLLGTGYEPGPAPGARSAVVDGPYGGDDGTPGPDDASYGRDGAGYRPLTTHGSGDDGSGPGADPGTALAARTAEEVLAGHLHQWSAEFLRSLRLHRESGSDAEGVGEAARQLRRAARRISATLYTFRPLTEEVWADQLRSELGWLSGTLAREQACAARRERLMTALQRLTGRAERPERADRPGRAERGKRGDRTTTGSAAGSAAPADASSAASSGDPDPDGALSAGAARAGALLDRQLTLARTRAHSTALQALGSSRFHAVADSVAVLASEAPLAGTAGELPAAEALPPLADQAHRRLAEAVAALPLSRAGYPYNAAALAADQRQDAPWHQVRVLVRLSRYAREVIAPEYADFRLVEAGRALEWHRDASEAAAAAAAAARTPRIAPATAYALGVLHADQRHEVEAARFAFGRVWLPRTPERRG; encoded by the coding sequence GTGGCCCAGCGACATGACCAGCCGACCGGAGGGCCCGCGGGTCTCCTCGGAACCGGATACGAGCCCGGCCCGGCGCCCGGCGCCCGGTCCGCGGTGGTGGACGGCCCGTACGGAGGGGACGACGGCACACCAGGGCCGGACGACGCCTCGTACGGCCGGGACGGCGCCGGGTACCGGCCGCTGACGACCCACGGTTCCGGTGACGACGGCAGCGGCCCCGGGGCCGACCCGGGCACCGCCCTCGCCGCCCGCACGGCCGAGGAGGTGCTCGCCGGCCATCTGCACCAGTGGTCCGCGGAATTCCTGCGCAGTCTGCGGCTGCACCGGGAGAGCGGTTCGGACGCGGAGGGCGTCGGCGAGGCCGCCCGGCAGCTGCGCCGCGCCGCCCGCCGGATCAGCGCCACCCTGTACACCTTCCGGCCGCTGACCGAGGAGGTCTGGGCCGACCAGCTCCGCTCCGAACTCGGCTGGCTGTCCGGCACGCTGGCCCGCGAACAGGCCTGCGCGGCCCGCCGCGAGCGGCTGATGACGGCGCTGCAGCGGCTGACGGGCCGCGCGGAGCGGCCCGAGCGCGCCGACCGCCCGGGCCGGGCCGAACGGGGAAAACGGGGGGACCGTACGACCACGGGCTCCGCCGCCGGATCCGCCGCCCCGGCCGACGCGTCGTCCGCGGCTTCCTCCGGCGACCCGGATCCCGACGGCGCGCTGTCGGCCGGTGCGGCGCGGGCCGGGGCGCTGCTCGACCGCCAGCTCACCCTCGCCCGCACCCGCGCCCACTCCACCGCACTGCAGGCGCTCGGCTCCTCCCGCTTCCATGCCGTCGCCGACTCGGTGGCGGTGCTCGCCTCCGAGGCGCCGCTGGCCGGTACCGCCGGCGAGCTGCCGGCCGCCGAGGCGCTGCCGCCGCTCGCCGACCAGGCGCACCGACGGCTCGCCGAGGCGGTCGCCGCGCTGCCGCTCTCCCGCGCGGGCTACCCGTACAACGCCGCGGCGCTCGCCGCCGACCAGCGCCAGGACGCTCCCTGGCACCAGGTCCGGGTGCTGGTGCGGCTGAGCCGCTACGCCCGGGAGGTGATCGCGCCGGAGTACGCCGACTTCCGGCTGGTGGAGGCCGGCCGTGCGCTGGAATGGCACCGGGACGCCTCGGAGGCCGCCGCCGCGGCCGCGGCCGCGGCCCGCACCCCCCGGATCGCCCCGGCCACGGCCTACGCCCTCGGAGTGCTGCACGCCGACCAGCGGCACGAGGTGGAGGCGGCCCGCTTCGCCTTCGGCCGGGTATGGCTGCCGCGGACGCCGGAGCGCAGGGGCTGA
- a CDS encoding RNA degradosome polyphosphate kinase, whose amino-acid sequence MNQQPSAEAQPEMPTPQPPRAAAPSAQPSVGSIAAHRPQAVRGTVPGLEPDLDADPDAYEDEGVVGVDGEELPSGRFLDRERSWLAFNERVLELAEDPATPLLERANFLAIFASNLDEFFMVRVAGLKRRIATGVATRSASGLQPREVLDLIWTRSRELMARHAACFQQDIAPELADQGIHLIRWPELTEKEQARLFTLFRQQIFPVLTPLAVDPAHPFPYISGLSLNLAVVVRNPVSGHDHFARVKVPPLLSRFLEASPQRYVPIEDVIAAHLEELFPGMEVRAHHMFRVTRNEDLEVEEDDAENLLQALEKELMRRRFGPPVRLEVEESIDPAVLDLLVQELKISDAEVYPLPGPLDLTGLFGIGALDRPELKYPKFVAGTHRDLAEVESASAPDIFAALRARDVLLHHPYDSFSTSVQAFLEQAAGDPDVLAIKQTLYRTSGDSPIVDALIDAAESGKQVLVLVEIKARFDEQANIKWARKLEESGCHVVYGLVGLKTHSKLSLVVRQEGEMLRRYSHVGTGNYHPKTARLYEDLGLLTADPQVGADLSDLFNRLSGYSRRETYRRLLVAPKSLRDGLIQRINKEIASQRAGGPAYVRIKVNSMVDEAVIDALYRASQAGVPVDVWVRGICALRPGVPGLSENVRVRSILGRFLEHSRVFVFGNGGEPEVWLGSADMMHRNLDRRIEALVRVTDPAHRASLNRMLETGMSDSTSSWHLGPEGDWTRHAVDADGAPLRNIQEMLIDARRRRRGPAT is encoded by the coding sequence ATGAACCAGCAGCCCAGCGCCGAGGCACAGCCCGAGATGCCGACCCCGCAGCCCCCGCGGGCCGCGGCGCCCTCGGCCCAGCCCTCCGTGGGTTCGATCGCCGCGCACCGACCGCAGGCGGTCCGGGGCACGGTGCCCGGCCTGGAGCCCGACCTGGACGCGGATCCCGACGCGTACGAGGACGAGGGCGTGGTGGGAGTGGACGGCGAGGAACTGCCCAGCGGCCGGTTCCTGGACCGCGAGCGCAGCTGGCTGGCCTTCAACGAGCGGGTGCTCGAACTGGCCGAGGACCCGGCCACCCCCCTCCTCGAACGGGCGAACTTCCTGGCGATTTTCGCCAGCAACCTGGACGAGTTCTTCATGGTCCGGGTGGCCGGACTCAAGCGACGGATAGCCACCGGCGTCGCCACCCGCTCCGCGTCCGGCCTCCAGCCCCGCGAGGTGCTGGACCTGATCTGGACCCGCTCGCGCGAACTCATGGCCCGGCACGCCGCCTGCTTCCAGCAGGACATCGCCCCCGAGCTCGCCGACCAGGGCATCCACCTGATCCGCTGGCCCGAGCTGACCGAGAAGGAGCAGGCCCGCCTGTTCACCCTCTTCCGTCAGCAGATCTTCCCGGTGCTCACGCCCCTGGCGGTGGACCCGGCGCACCCGTTCCCGTACATCTCCGGCCTCTCGCTGAACCTGGCCGTCGTCGTGCGCAACCCGGTCAGCGGCCACGACCACTTCGCGCGGGTCAAGGTGCCGCCGCTGCTCTCCCGCTTCCTGGAGGCCTCCCCGCAGCGCTACGTCCCCATCGAGGACGTCATCGCCGCCCACCTGGAGGAGCTCTTCCCGGGCATGGAGGTGCGCGCGCACCACATGTTCCGGGTCACCCGCAACGAGGACCTGGAGGTCGAGGAGGACGACGCGGAGAACCTCCTCCAGGCCCTGGAGAAGGAGCTGATGCGGCGGCGCTTCGGGCCGCCGGTCCGCCTGGAGGTCGAGGAGTCCATCGACCCGGCGGTGCTCGACCTGCTCGTCCAGGAGCTGAAGATCTCCGACGCCGAGGTCTACCCGCTGCCCGGCCCGCTGGACCTGACCGGTCTCTTCGGCATCGGCGCGCTGGACCGGCCCGAGCTCAAGTACCCCAAGTTCGTCGCCGGCACCCACCGTGACCTCGCCGAGGTGGAGTCGGCATCCGCGCCGGACATCTTCGCCGCCCTGCGCGCCCGCGACGTCCTCCTCCACCACCCCTACGACTCCTTCTCCACCTCGGTGCAGGCGTTCCTGGAGCAGGCCGCCGGCGACCCGGACGTGCTCGCGATCAAGCAGACGCTCTACCGCACCTCCGGCGACTCGCCGATCGTCGACGCCCTGATCGATGCCGCGGAGTCCGGCAAGCAGGTCCTCGTCCTCGTCGAGATCAAGGCCCGCTTCGACGAACAGGCCAACATCAAGTGGGCGCGCAAGCTGGAGGAGTCCGGCTGCCATGTCGTCTACGGCCTGGTCGGCCTCAAGACGCACTCCAAGCTCTCGCTCGTCGTCCGCCAGGAAGGCGAGATGCTGCGCCGCTACTCCCATGTGGGGACCGGCAACTATCACCCCAAGACGGCCCGGCTCTACGAGGACCTCGGCCTGCTGACCGCCGACCCGCAGGTCGGCGCCGACCTCTCCGACCTCTTCAACCGGCTCTCCGGCTACTCCCGCCGCGAGACCTACCGCCGTCTCCTGGTCGCCCCCAAGTCCCTGCGGGACGGCCTGATACAGCGCATCAACAAGGAGATCGCGAGCCAGCGGGCGGGCGGTCCCGCCTACGTCCGCATCAAGGTCAACTCGATGGTCGACGAGGCCGTCATCGACGCGCTCTACCGTGCCTCCCAGGCCGGTGTGCCGGTCGACGTCTGGGTGCGCGGCATCTGCGCGCTGCGCCCGGGAGTCCCCGGCCTGAGCGAGAACGTCCGCGTGCGCAGCATCCTCGGCCGCTTCCTGGAACACTCCCGGGTCTTCGTCTTCGGCAACGGCGGCGAGCCCGAAGTGTGGCTGGGCAGCGCCGACATGATGCACCGGAACCTCGACCGCCGGATCGAGGCGCTGGTGCGGGTCACCGACCCGGCGCACCGCGCCTCCCTCAACCGGATGCTGGAGACGGGGATGTCGGACTCCACGTCCTCCTGGCACCTGGGCCCGGAAGGCGACTGGACCCGGCACGCGGTGGACGCGGACGGCGCGCCGCTGCGCAACATTCAGGAAATGCTCATCGACGCCCGGAGGCGCCGGCGTGGCCCAGCGACATGA
- a CDS encoding ABC transporter permease yields the protein MTTTAHPGTNGRGTAGDPGGIREGDGPAPLRGLVWLVWRQHRLVFGVLLAAVAGGAVWCAVLRGQMAGFIDAHHIAGCSQISLDPRCAHTQEAVSAFRETYGPFLRLVEVGLVLLPALIGLFLGAPLIARELEAGTDKLVLTQSVGPLRWLAVKTGLPALIVLASTTALSLVYSWLWQVAGDEVSGFYWYSALGFDALGPVPVAYSLLALAVGVLAGLLQRRTVLSMGVTLAAVVAAQVVLAQLRPYLLPTVTKEFKNGRPAQLADDAWLVGQGDYVRSGAHLADSPCHASPGYEACQRAHDVAGQYMDYHPASHHWPLAWIEAGIVLAGAAVLTVIAFRVMRRRHG from the coding sequence ATGACCACCACGGCACACCCCGGTACGAACGGGCGCGGCACGGCGGGCGATCCGGGCGGGATCCGGGAGGGGGACGGCCCGGCGCCGCTGCGCGGACTCGTCTGGCTGGTGTGGCGCCAGCACCGCCTGGTCTTCGGTGTGCTGCTGGCCGCGGTGGCCGGCGGCGCGGTCTGGTGCGCGGTGCTGCGCGGCCAGATGGCCGGATTCATCGACGCCCACCACATCGCCGGCTGCTCGCAGATCTCCCTCGACCCGCGCTGCGCCCACACCCAGGAGGCGGTCTCCGCCTTCCGCGAGACCTACGGCCCGTTCCTGCGGCTCGTCGAAGTGGGCCTGGTGCTGCTGCCCGCACTGATCGGGCTGTTCCTCGGCGCCCCGCTGATCGCCCGCGAGCTGGAGGCCGGCACCGACAAGCTCGTCCTGACCCAGTCGGTCGGCCCGCTGCGCTGGCTGGCGGTGAAGACCGGCCTGCCCGCGCTGATCGTGCTCGCCTCCACCACGGCGCTCTCGCTGGTCTACAGCTGGCTCTGGCAGGTCGCCGGCGACGAGGTCTCCGGCTTCTACTGGTACTCGGCCCTCGGCTTCGACGCGCTCGGCCCGGTGCCGGTCGCCTACTCCCTGCTGGCCCTGGCCGTCGGCGTGCTGGCCGGTCTGCTGCAGCGCCGTACGGTGCTGTCGATGGGCGTCACGCTCGCTGCCGTGGTGGCGGCGCAGGTGGTGTTGGCCCAGCTCAGGCCGTACCTGCTGCCGACGGTGACGAAGGAGTTCAAGAACGGCCGGCCGGCCCAGCTGGCGGACGACGCCTGGCTCGTCGGGCAGGGGGACTACGTCCGCTCCGGAGCCCACCTCGCCGACTCCCCGTGCCACGCCTCTCCTGGTTACGAGGCCTGTCAGCGCGCGCACGACGTGGCCGGCCAGTACATGGACTACCACCCGGCGTCGCACCACTGGCCGCTGGCGTGGATCGAGGCCGGGATCGTGCTGGCGGGGGCGGCGGTGCTGACCGTGATCGCCTTCCGGGTGATGCGGCGCCGGCACGGCTGA